In Torulaspora globosa chromosome 1, complete sequence, a genomic segment contains:
- the SLH1 gene encoding RNA helicase (ancestral locus Anc_5.31) — MSTTYSAESASSYMKAMQVMANAADSFSSEIDGSVVARSLNTGNRTTDRASGYKAPLTVLAQDKNEWDAIFEQFDDVSFEKLKNVLKSYKKTNTMATYKKLLRLIKSSSSPLPQDELLKWILELINTYDKTQLEKELLNFLGAENVDLISFLLQARKQLTAHPREYIEQMVKESENTPHLMTEKEIKEQVAENAFLAKNQRLDAARKAIKYPHVFRKYEQGGSSILSVSGQKFTLPIGTTRSSYQTHEEIIIPAADQTVHSKSLYTKLLKVEELDYYCRAVFNYETLNQIQSLVYPVAYQTNENMLICAPTGAGKTDVALLTVLNLIKQFSIIDEEEDFDIQYDDFKIVYVAPLKALAAEIVEKFQRKLSFFDIKVRELTGDMQLTKSEIVETQVIVTTPEKWDVVTRKANGDNSLVSKVKLLIVDEVHLLHEDRGSVIETLVARTLRQVESSQSMIRIVGLSATLPNFMDVADFLGVNRQVGMFYFDQSFRPKPLEQQLLGCRGKEGSKQCKENIDKTAYEKLAEMIEKGFQVMVFVHSRKETVKTARTFISMAQSNGTLDMFAPDSVDSAKYSKELAKNRDKDIKEIFQFGFGVHHAGLARTDRNLTERMFKDRAIKVLCCTATLAWGVNLPADCVIIKGTQVYDSKKGGFTNLGISDVIQIFGRAGRPGFGSANGTGILCTSSDALDDYVSLLTQQHPIESKFGSKLVDNLNAEISLGSVTNVEEAVQWLGYTYMFVRMRKNPFTYGIDWEEVANDPQLYDRRKSMIINAARRLHSLQMIVFDDESFNFIPKDLGRVSSDFYLLNESVEIFNQMCDPRATEADVLSMISYSSEFDGIKFREEEATELARLSEIAAECQIAGNLDTPQGKTNLLLQAYISQSRIMDSALASDSNYVAQNSARICRALFLIGMNRRWGQFSRVMLDICKSIEKRIWAFDHPLCQFELPDTIVRQIRSKNPSMEQLLQLEPEELGELVHNRKMGSKLFSVLKKFPKIEIHADIFPITSNVMRIHVTLEPDFLWDYRIHGDAQFFWITIEESDKSQILHFEKFILKKRLLKSSHEMDFMIPLSDPLPPQIVVKAISDSWIGCESVHIISFQHLIRPHNETLQTKLQRLRPLRIKALHNPLVESIYPFKYFNPMQTMVFHTLYNTNENVFVGSPTGSGKTVVAELAIWHAFRDYPGKKIVYIAPMKALVRERVDDWRKRITPVTGDKVVELTGDSIPDSRDIKDSTIVITTPEKFDGISRNWQTRQFVQDVSLVIMDEIHLLASDRGPILEMIVSRMNYIASHTGQQIRLLGMSTAVSNAYDMAGWLGVKSNGLYNFPSSVRPVPLKMYIDGFPDNLSFCPLMKTMNKPAFMAIKQHSPQKPALIFVASRRQTRLTALDLIHFCGMEDNPRRFLNISDDEELRYYLSEVTDDTLRLSLQFGIGLHHAGLVEKDRTISHQLFQKNKIQILIATSTLAWGVNLPAHLVIIKGTQFFDSKIEGYRDMDLTDILQMMGRAGRPAYDTTGTAIVYTREAKKMFYKYFLNVGFPVESSLHKVLDDHIGAEIASGAIANRQEAMDFLKWTFLFRRAHHNPTYYGIEDDTTTAGVNKALSAQIDATINSLVESQCVITSGKEIEATPFLSIASYYYISHKTVRTLLRQIHDKASFQEVLKWLSLAEEFNELPVRGGEMIMNVEMSAQSRYSVESTFGDEELNMFDPHIKAFLLLQAHLSRVDLPIADYIQDTISVLDQSLRILQAYVDVASELGFFSTVLTLIKCMQCIKQGYWYEDDPVGILPGCVLKRRNIENFSAQGLLEKHFDDKSTLSLQKIGEMPHGKLVSTMRRLDVPEDEQKRFLSVSSRLPALVNIQTEEQKSADGLTISAKHAKSKWNKGFEVYCEKFPKVQKELWFFIAYKGDELMMIKRCQPREHGREVRVTCDFIVPEELMGQKLAFKVISDALDLEYDFDYQLRS, encoded by the coding sequence ATGAGTACAACATACTCTGCTGAGTCTGCCAGCTCATATATGAAGGCCATGCAGGTCATGGCCAACGCCGCAGactctttttcttctgaaatAGATGGTTCAGTAGTCGCTCGATCTTTGAATACTGGCAATAGGACAACCGACAGGGCTAGTGGTTATAAAGCTCCGCTGACAGTGTTGGCTCAGGACAAGAACGAATGGGATGCAATTTTTGAGCAGTTCGATGACGTGTCTTTCGAGAAACTAAAAAATGTTCTAAAATCATACAAGAAGACCAACACAATGGCTACTTATAAAAAGCTACTTCGCCTTATCAAGAGCTCCTCGAGCCCCTTGCCTCAGGATGAACTGTTGAAGTGGATTCTGGAACTGATAAATACCTATGACAAGACTCAATTGGAAAAAGAGTTATTGAATTTCTTAGGAGCAGAAAATGTTGATCTCATATCCTTTCTATTGCAGGCGAGAAAGCAGCTTACTGCCCACCCCAGAGAGTACATTGAGCAGATGGTCAAGGAGTCAGAGAATACACCACATCTCATGACTGAGAAGGAGATAAAAGAACAGGTTGCTGAAAATGCTTTTCTGGCAAAGAACCAGCGGTTGGATGCAGCGCGAAAGGCGATCAAGTATCCCCATGTGTTTAGAAAATATGAGCAAGGAGGCTCGTCTATATTGTCAGTCTCTGGTCAGAAGTTTACGTTGCCGATTGGTACCACCCGGTCGTCATATCAAACTCATGAGGAAATTATTAttcctgcagcagatcaaactGTTCATAGCAAATCGCTTTATacaaagctgctgaaagTAGAGGAGCTTGATTATTACTGTCGAGCGGTTTTCAATTACGAGACTTTGAATCAAATTCAATCGCTTGTGTACCCTGTTGCTTACCAGACAAATGAAAACATGTTAATCTGCGCTCCAACAGGGGCAGGTAAGACTGATGTAGCTCTTCTGACGGTTTTGAATTTGATAAAGCAGTTTTCGATCattgatgaggaagaagactttgatATTCAGTACGACGACTTTAAGATTGTTTATGTTGCCCCATTGAAAGCTCTTGCTGCTGAGATTGTAGAGAAATTTCAGAGGAAACTCTCGTTTTTCGATATTAAGGTCAGGGAATTGACAGGCGATATGCAACTAACCAAGAGTGAAATCGTTGAAACTCAGGTTATTGTTACAACGCCAGAAAAATGGGACGTTGTGACCCGAAAAGCGAATGGTGATAACAGCCTTGTTTCAAAGGTAAAACTTCTTATTGTTGACGAAGTACATCTGTTGCATGAAGATCGAGGCTCAGTGATTGAAACTCTGGTCGCAAGGACATTGAGACAGGTTGAAAGCTCACAGTCAATGATTCGTATCGTGGGTCTATCAGCAACTCTACCGAATTTTATGGACGTAGCTGATTTTCTGGGCGTCAACAGGCAGGTGGGAATGTTTTACTTCGACCAATCCTTTCGACCAAAGCCACTGGAGCAACAGCTTTTAGGTTGCAGAGGCAAGGAAGGTAGTAAACAATGCAAGGAAAACATTGATAAGACAGCGTATGAGAAACTCGCAGAAATGATAGAAAAAGGTTTTCAAGTGATGGTCTTCGTTCACTCAAGAAAGGAAACGGTCAAAACTGCAAGGACCTTTATCAGCATGGCTCAATCTAACGGGACACTGGATATGTTTGCACCTGATTCGGTAGACTCAGCAAAGTACTCAAAAGAACTTGCTAAAAATAGAGATAAGGATATCAAGGAGatctttcaatttggaTTTGGTGTTCATCACGCTGGGCTCGCTCGTACTGATCGTAATTTGACTGAGCGAATGTTCAAAGATCGTGCCATTAAAGTTTTATGCTGTACGGCAACTTTAGCATGGGGGGTCAATCTGCCTGCTGATTGCGTCATCATAAAGGGAACTCAGGTTTATGACTCCAAGAAAGGTGGCTTCACAAACTTGGGAATTTCTGATGTGATTCAGATTTTCGGTCGTGCCGGTAGGCCCGGATTTGGTTCAGCTAACGGTACTGGTATTTTGTGCACCTCGAGCGACGCACTAGACGACTATGTTTCACTGCTGACACAGCAGCATCCCATCGAATCCAAATTTGGTTCGAAGCTTGTGGATAACTTGAATGCTGAAATCTCTCTTGGTAGTGTTACTaatgttgaagaagctgtgCAATGGCTAGGTTACACCTATATGTTTGTCAGAATGAGAAAAAATCCCTTTACATACGGGATAGATTGGGAAGAGGTGGCCAACGATCCTCAGCTTTACGatagaagaaaaagcatGATAATAAACGCAGCAAGGAGACTTCACTCACTCCAGATGATTGTCTTTGACGATgaatctttcaatttcataCCGAAAGATTTGGGTCGGGTCTCCTCCGATTTCTACCTGTTGAATGAATCCGTTGAGATTTTTAACCAGATGTGTGACCCAAGAGCAACCGAGGCAGACGTCTTGTCAATGATTAGTTATAGTAGCGAGTTTGATGGAATTAAGTTTAGAGAGGAAGAGGCAACTGAGCTCGCGCGATTGTCGGAGATTGCTGCCGAATGTCAAATTGCTGGGAATCTCGATACACCACAAGGTAAGACTAACCTGCTTCTACAAGCATATATTTCCCAAAGCCGAATAATGGACTCAGCATTAGCCTCAGATTCTAACTATGTTGCACAGAACTCGGCCAGAATATGCAGGGCACTCTTCTTAATAGGGATGAATAGAAGATGGGGACAGTTCTCCAGAGTTATGTTAGATATCTGCAAGTCAATTGAGAAAAGAATATGGGCGTTTGATCATCCTCTTTGTCAATTTGAGCTCCCTGACACAATAGTTCGACAAATTAGAAGTAAAAATCCTTCTATGGAACAACTTTTGCAACTTGAACCGGAAGAGCTGGGTGAACTAGTTCATAATAGAAAAATGGGAAGCAAGCTATTCAGtgtattgaagaaatttccTAAAATTGAAATTCATGCCGACATTTTTCCAATCACTAGCAATGTTATGCGTATACATGTCACACTAGAACCAGACTTCCTATGGGATTATAGAATTCATGGTGATGCTCAATTTTTTTGGATAACtattgaagaatctgatAAATCCCAAATACTGcattttgaaaagttcatcctgaagaaaaggctaCTAAAAAGCTCTCATGAGATGGATTTTATGATTCCGCTATCTGATCCACTTCCTCCACAAATTGTTGTGAAGGCCATTTCTGACTCATGGATTGGCTGCGAGTCTGTTCACATCATATCATTTCAGCATTTGATTAGACCGCATAATGAGACATTGCAGACAAAATTGCAAAGACTAAGACCTCTGCGGATTAAAGCCCTGCATAATCCACTCGTTGAGTCAATTTACCCTTTCAAATACTTTAATCCTATGCAAACAATGGTGTTTCACACTCTGTACAACACTAACGAGAACGTTTTTGTTGGTTCACCGACTGGATCCGGTAAAACAGTGGTTGCGGAGCTAGCCATTTGGCATGCATTTAGAGATTATCCTGGTAAGAAAATTGTTTACATTGCGCCCATGAAGGCTCTAGTGCGTGAAAGGGTAGATGATTGGAGGAAGAGAATCACTCCGGTTACGGGAGATAAAGTTGTTGAACTCACCGGTGATTCTATACCTGATTCTCGCGATATCAAGGACTCAACAATTGTGATTACGACGCCTGAAAAGTTTGACGGTATCTCACGTAACTGGCAAACCCGCCAATTTGTTCAGGATGTGTCACTTGTTATTATGGATGAAATTCATCTGCTGGCAAGTGATCGTGGTCCAATTCTGGAGATGATTGTGAGTCGTATGAATTATATCGCATCTCACACGGGGCAGCAAATCAGACTTTTAGGTATGTCGACAGCAGTATCCAATGCATATGACATGGCCGGCTGGCTAGGAGTCAAATCGAATGGTCTATACAATTTCCCGTCAAGTGTACGTCCTGTGCCTTTGAAAATGTACATCGATGGTTTTCCTGATAATTTGTCATTCTGTCCACTTATGAAAACCATGAATAAACCAGCTTTTATGGCTATAAAACAGCATTCACCTCAGAAACCAGCTCTCATTTTTGTTGCTTCTCGTAGGCAGACAAGGCTTACTGCGTTGGATCTAATTCATTTTTGTGGCATGGAGGATAATCCAAGAAGGTTTCTGAATATTagcgacgatgaggagctACGCTACTACCTGTCGGAAGTAACTGATGATACATTGCGtctttctctgcaattTGGTATAGGGTTGCATCATGCAGGTTTGGTAGAGAAAGACAGAACGATATCGCACCAATtatttcaaaagaataaGATTCAAATTCTTATTGCTACATCAACGCTTGCCTGGGGTGTCAACCTTCCTGCTCacctcgtcatcatcaaagGAACACAATTCTTCGATTCGAAGATAGAAGGCTACAGGGACATGGATTTAACAGATATACTTCAAATGATGGGAAGAGCTGGTCGACCAGCATATGATACTACTGGTACCGCCATTGTTTATACCAGAGAAGCGAAGAAAATGTTCTATAAATACTTTCTTAATGTTGGATTTCCAGTTGAATCGTCTCTTCATAAGGTTCTTGATGACCATATTGGAGCTGAAATTGCTTCTGGGGCTATAGCGAACAGACAAGAGGCTatggattttttgaaaTGGACCTTCCTCTTTAGAAGAGCTCATCACAACCCGACTTACTAtggaattgaagatgaCACCACAACCGCAGGGGTTAACAAAGCTCTGAGTGCTCAAATTGATGCAACTATTAACTCTTTGGTAGAATCTCAATGTGTCATCActtctggaaaagaaaTTGAAGCGACACCTTTCTTGAGCATCGCGTCTTACTATTACATTTCGCATAAGACGGTCCGAACTTTACTGAGACAAATTCATGACAAAGCaagctttcaagaagtctTAAAGTGGCTATCTCTTGCTGAGGAATTTAATGAGCTGCCGGTGAGAGGTGGCGAAATGATAATGAACGTTGAAATGTCTGCTCAATCACGTTATTCCGTAGAAAGCACATTTGGAGACGAAGAATTGAATATGTTTGATCCTCACATCAAAGCATTTTTACTGCTCCAGGCTCACTTGAGCCGTGTTGATTTACCGATTGCTGATTACATACAGGACACCATATCGGTGCTTGATCAGTCACTTCGTATTTTACAGGCTTACGTGGATGTGGCCAGTGAACTGGGCTTTTTCAGCACAGTCTTAACGCTAATCAAATGCATGCAATGCATCAAACAGGGCTACTGGTatgaagatgatcctgTAGGAATTTTACCAGGTTGCGTTCTCAAGAGAAGGAATATTGAAAATTTCAGCGCACAAGGATTGCTGGAGAAACATTTTGATGATAAATCAACTCTCAGCTTACAAAAAATTGGTGAAATGCCGCACGGGAAGTTGGTCAGCACTATGCGGAGATTGGATGTGCCCGAAGATGAGCAGAAGCGCTTTTTGAGCGTATCGTCTAGACTACCGGCTTTGGTCAATATTCAGactgaagaacaaaaatCTGCTGACGGATTAACTATATCTGCGAAGCACGCTAAATCGAAGTGGAACAAAGGTTTCGAGGTTTATTGTGAAAAATTCCCGAAGGTTCAAAAGGAACTGTGGTTTTTTATTGCGTATAAGGGCGATGAGCTTATGATGATAAAAAGATGTCAACCCAGGGAACACGGTAGGGAGGTTAGAGTGACATGCGACTTTATCGTGCCAGAAGAATTGATGGGCCAGAAATTAGCGTTCAAGGTCATCAGCGACGCTCTAGATCTAGAGTATGATTTCGACTATCAGCTCAGATCTTAG
- the PRC1 gene encoding carboxypeptidase C PRC1 (ancestral locus Anc_5.27), whose amino-acid sequence MKGAGTLALALSAAVVNGMSFQQPFAFNQNHEGSSLLEKAIEALKMDHKEVLGSLSADIKQSWEEMPFKFPVEVSQMQFVTKPKDPSAIFSRKNWDITVQSEDVQNYQLRINKLKDPQVLGIDPDVKQYTGYLDVEDEDKHFFFWSFESRNDPKKDPVVLWLNGGPGCSSLTGLFFELGPSSIGSDIKPIYNPQSWNSNATVIFLDQPVNVGFSYSGSAGVSDTVAAGKDVYAFLQLFFKQFPEYVKHGQDFHIAGESYAGHYIPVFATEILSHPVSKRNFNLTSVLIGNGLTDPLNQYPLYEPMACGEGGEPAVLSPDECQAMEDSLGRCLSLIEACYESESIWSCVPASIYCNNAQINPYARTGRNVYDIRKECKGTLCYEDLQYIDDYLNLDYVKEAVGAEVDKYESCNFDINRNFLFAGDWMKPYHKAVTELLNQNIPVLIYAGDKDFICNWLGNRAWTDVLPWKSADGFAKQPVRNWVAKLTKEKAGEVKSFENLTFLRIFGGGHMVPYDVPENALSMLNEWIHGNFSL is encoded by the coding sequence ATGAAAGGTGCCGGAACGTTGGCGCTCGCTTTATCAGCAGCGGTGGTTAATGGTATGTCCTTCCAACAGCCATTTGCGTTTAATCAGAATCATGAAGGCAGCAGTCTGTTGGAAAAGGCTATTGAAGCGTTAAAAATGGACCACAAGGAAGTTTTGGGCTCCCTATCTGCCGACATTAAACAGAGCTGGGAAGAAATGCCCTTTAAATTTCCTGTGGAAGTCTCCCAAATGCAGTTTGTCACAAAGCCAAAAGATCCATCGGCTATCTTCTCTAGAAAAAACTGGGATATCACAGTGCAAAGTGAAGACGTTCAGAACTATCAATTGAGAATCAACAAGTTGAAGGACCCTCAGGTGCTGGGGATCGACCCAGATGTCAAGCAATATACAGGTTACTTGGACGTAGAGGATGAGGACAagcatttcttcttctggagTTTTGAGAGTAGAAACGACCCTAAGAAAGATCCTGTGGTTCTATGGCTGAACGGTGGTCCCGGCTGCTCATCGTTGACTGGGCTTTTCTTCGAGTTGGGCCCCTCCTCTATCGGTTCAGATATTAAACCCATCTATAACCCCCAGTCGTGGAACTCCAACGCCACGGTGATCTTTCTGGATCAACCCGTGAATGTAGGTTTCTCTTACTCTGGATCTGCAGGTGTGTCTGATACTGTCGCAGCCGGTAAAGACGTGTATGCATTTTTGCAGTTgtttttcaagcaattcCCAGAGTACGTCAAACACGGTCAGGATTTCCACATCGCTGGTGAATCGTACGCTGGTCATTACATCCCGGTGTTTGCCACCGAGATTCTGTCCCATCCTGTCTCCAAAAGAAACTTCAATTTGACGTCTGTGTTGATCGGTAATGGCTTAACCGATCCATTGAATCAATATCCTCTGTACGAACCCATGGCATGCGGGGAAGGTGGTGAACCAGCAGTCTTGTCACCGGACGAGTGTCAGGCCATGGAAGACTCATTGGGCCGTTGTTTGAGTTTGATTGAGGCATGCTATGAATCTGAATCGATCTGGTCATGTGTTCCAGCCTCCATCTACTGTAACAATGCCCAAATCAACCCATATGCTCGCACTGGTAGGAACGTCTACGATATCAGAAAAGAATGTAAAGGGACCCTATGCTACGAGGATCTCCAGTACATTGATGACTATTTGAACTTAGACTACGTCAAGGAAGCTGTCGGTGCTGAAGTTGACAAGTACGAGTCCTGTAACTTCGACATCAACAGAAACTTCTTGTTCGCGGGCGACTGGATGAAACCATACCACAAGGCTGTTACCGAACTCTTGAATCAGAATATTCCTGTATTGATTTACGCCGGTGACAAGGACTTCATCTGTAACTGGTTGGGTAACAGAGCTTGGACTGATGTCCTGCCCTGGAAGTCAGCCGACGGTTTTGCTAAGCAACCTGTCCGTAATTGGGTTGCAAAGCTAACCAAGGAGAAAGCCGGGGAGGTCAAGAGCTTCGAAAACTTGACCTTCTTGAGGATCTTTGGCGGAGGACACATGGTTCCTTACGACGTTCCCGAGAATGCCCTAAGCATGCTCAATGAGTGGATCCATGGTAACTTCTCCTTATAA
- the EFG1 gene encoding Efg1p (ancestral locus Anc_5.30) → MAQTQQKRKRARNTANSLEMAQFIDAGSNKIKKRIRDLERLLTRKRDSLPDTIIVEKERTLEALKLELQNAQLRTTIKRNAKKYHMVRFFERKKALRRYKKALKAVEESDGDEKCKQDLIQKSIDLCYVVNFPKAEKYIALYPSDDGANGNKDDTSSMKTEAKRAAFRDLVSKQLKEGTLPVSLDDILSGKKLDKEGAGMTLEAADADKKTDIVETAPEEDEFFE, encoded by the coding sequence ATGGCTCAGACGCAACAGAAACGAAAGAGAGCACGAAACACTGCAAACTCACTTGAAATGGCTCAATTCATTGACGCTGGCTCAaataagatcaagaaaagaataaGAGATCTAGAGAGACTGTTGACGAGGAAACGAGACTCTCTGCCGGACACGATAATCGTTGAGAAGGAAAGGACATTAGAAGCGTTGAAATTGGAGCTGCAGAATGCTCAGTTAAGGACTACGATAAAACggaatgccaagaaatacCATATGGTTAGGTTCTTCGAACGGAAGAAGGCTCTGAGAAGATATAaaaaggctttgaaagcagTGGAAGAATCAGATGGAGACGAAAAATGCAAACAAGATCTTATTCAGAAGTCCATCGATCTCTGCTATGTTGTGAACTTCCCCAAGGCCGAAAAGTACATCGCCCTGTATCCATCCGATGACGGTGCCAATGGGAACAAGGACGATACCAGTAGTATGAAGACCGAGGCAAAGAGAGCCGCATTCCGCGATCTGGTCTCTAAACAGCTGAAGGAAGGTACCCTACCGGTTTCTTTGGATGATATCCTAAGTGggaagaagctggataAGGAGGGTGCGGGTATGACGCTAGAGGCCGCCGATGCGGACAAGAAGACCGATATCGTTGAGACTGCGCCTGAGGAGGATGAATTTTTCGAGTGA
- the LCB1 gene encoding serine C-palmitoyltransferase LCB1 (ancestral locus Anc_5.28), translating to MAHIPQVLPNSIPIPSFIVDSFSYVWYYLYASLLKVPGGRYIISYVKKSHQDDPYRTAVEVVLILYGIVYYLSKPQQKKGLQGSKPNLTAQEVEALIEEWQPEPIVDESVMEAQRWRLEKIPVIEVLKKGDRVRVKRNDGRECFDNVLNLASNNFLQLASRPDVVEVAKKTIKNYGVGACGPAGFYGNQDVHYILEYALANFFGTEDAVLYGQDFCVAPSVLPAFTKRGDLIVADNQVSLSLQNALQLSRSTVYYFEHNNMESLESLLKELTEAEKKERLPAISRKFIVTEGLFHNSGDIAPLPVLLSLKNKYKFRLFIDETFSLGVLGRTGRGLAEHFNMERASSIDVTIGSMATAFGSSGAFVLGDRVMSHHQHIGSNAYCFSASLPAYTTATVTKVLQIMEKDNSAVTALQRLSKLLHGFFTNDAALKRWVLVTSHQMSPVLHLQLTPEARFQRFNYTGEQLFETITRLQKRCATTKFVEEYEQEEKFLQAIADQLLSQHGILITRNTIVLRQETLPVVPSLKICVNAHISDQDLLAACAAIKAVIIGSCSNNCSD from the coding sequence ATGGCTCATATCCCTCAGGTTTTGCCCAATTCGATACCGATTCCAAGCTTTATCGTGGACTCGTTCTCATACGTGTGGTACTATCTTTATGCGTCACTGCTGAAAGTGCCTGGTGGCCGGTATATCATATCGTATGTAAAGAAATCACATCAGGATGACCCGTACAGAACGGCGGTGGAGGTTGTGCTTATTTTGTATGGAATCGTTTACTATTTATCGAAAccgcagcagaagaaagggCTACAAGGAAGCAAACCAAATCTGACTGCTCAGGAAGTGGAGGCATTGATTGAAGAGTGGCAACCGGAGCCAATTGTTGATGAATCTGTCATGGAGGCTCAGAGATGGCGGCTAGAGAAGATTCCCGTAATTGAAGTGTTGAAAAAGGGGGATCGAGTGCGCGTGAAGCGTAATGATGGTCGAGAATGCTTCGATAACGTGCTTAATTTGGCGTCAAACAACTTTTTGCAATTGGCCTCAAGACCGGATGTTGTCGAAGTGGCTAAGAAGACTATAAAGAACTATGGAGTTGGTGCTTGCGGACCCGCTGGCTTCTATGGGAACCAGGATGTTCACTACATTCTGGAGTATGCACTTGCCAATTTTTTCGGCACGGAGGACGCTGTGTTGTATGGTCAAGATTTCTGTGTTGCACCATCTGTCCTGCCAGCTTTCACCAAGCGTGGTGATCTGATAGTTGCAGACAACCAGGTCTCGCTTTCCTTGCAAAATGCGTTGCAATTGAGTAGATCCACTGTTTATTACTTTGAGCATAACAATATGGAGTCCTTGGAGTCccttttgaaagaattgaCTGAGGCGGAGAAAAAAGAACGATTACCTGCGATCTCAAGAAAATTTATTGTTACAGAGGGCCTATTCCACAATTCTGGTGATATTGCACCTTTGCCAGTTCTACTCtcgctgaagaacaagTACAAATTCAGGcttttcatcgatgaaacATTTTCTCTTGGAGTATTGGGACGTACGGGACGTGGTCTTGCTGAACATTTCAACATGGAACGTGCAAGCTCGATCGATGTGACCATTGGATCGATGGCTACCGCCTTTGGATCATCAGGAGCCTTCGTTTTAGGAGACCGTGTTATGAGCCATCACCAACATATTGGCTCCAATGCATACTGTTTCTCTGCGTCTCTACCTGCGTATACGACGGCCACTGTGACCAAAGTGCTTCAAATAATGGAGAAGGACAACTCTGCAGTGACTGCGCTTCAGCGTCTTTCGAAACTGTTGCACGGTTTCTTCACAAACGACGCTGCGCTGAAACGATGGGTTCTTGTCACTTCACATCAGATGTCCCCCGTCCTCCATCTGCAACTGACCCCCGAGGCAAGATTCCAAAGATTCAACTACACGGGCGAACAATTGTTCGAGACCATAACACGTCTGCAGAAGCGTTGCGCGACGACCAAGTTCGTCGAAGAATacgagcaagaagaaaagttCTTGCAAGCGATAGCCGACCAACTGCTGTCGCAGCACGGCATCCTGATCACCCGAAACACGATCGTACTGAGACAGGAGACGCTACCCGTGGTACCCAGCCTCAAGATCTGCGTCAACGCCCACATCAGCGACCAAGATCTGCTCGCAGCCTGCGCGGCGATCAAGGCCGTGATCATCGGCAGCTGCTCGAACAACTGCTCGGACTGA
- the GSR1 gene encoding Gsr1p (ancestral locus Anc_5.29) produces the protein MTLWRNRITLYSRLGVVAACENSFFPCKNSKYKQQVLDLERQEVVRVCHSLVNSSRMMHFRKKSSSSAGSDGSNGGHGRTPSVKLSKEDQEKFKIRTASVADPILEAVQEAQPFEQAAETFQDNMNRKSYFSTDGSGVLRDVFGQPIHQPDVSNPTRARDERPLDTIRGFEYAVSGDPSWGQQLETPQYGFRVRPDFPLFASNPYGAQGMAPQQPTYAEQAVYQAPVGEAVSGQKKKKRGLFGRKKKSKD, from the coding sequence ATGACGTTGTGGAGAAACCGCATCACGTTATATTCTCGGCTTGGCGTTGTCGCAGCATGCGAAAATTCATTCTTTCCTTGTAAAAACTCGAAGTATAAACAACAAGTGCTAGATCTAGAACGACAGGAAGTGGTCAGAGTTTGTCATTCGCTAGTCAATTCCTCCAGGATGATGCATTTtagaaagaaatcgagTAGTTCCGCCGGATCCGACGGCAGTAATGGGGGACACGGACGTACGCCATCGGTGAAATTGTCGAAAGAGGACCaggagaagttcaagattCGTACTGCTTCGGTGGCAGATCCGATACTGGAGGCTGTTCAAGAGGCTCAACCTTTTGAGCAGGCTGCTGAGACGTTCCAGGACAACATGAACCGGAAATCGTACTTCTCGACAGATGGGTCCGGAGTGCTGCGGGATGTGTTTGGACAGCCGATCCATCAGCCAGACGTGTCGAACCCGACCAGGGCTAGAGATGAGAGGCCTCTGGACACGATCAGAGGCTTCGAGTATGCTGTGTCAGGTGACCCTAGTTGGGGCCAGCAGCTAGAGACTCCCCAGTATGGGTTCAGAGTGAGGCCTGACTTCCCACTGTTTGCGTCGAACCCGTACGGCGCCCAGGGGATGGCTCCACAGCAGCCGACGTATGCTGAGCAGGCAGTTTACCAGGCCCCGGTCGGCGAGGCTGTATCCGgccagaagaagaagaagagaggGCTTTTCGGtagaaagaagaagagcaaggaCTAG